A window of the Terriglobales bacterium genome harbors these coding sequences:
- a CDS encoding M1 family aminopeptidase yields MRCVGLISFVFLLAIPCLASAPSGIPRELAQERARLISNVRYHLSFTLVPHAATTIGHEELTFELKSPEAVLLDYRDGAASNLRINDKEALVQTENGHILLPEEMLRVGENQISLDFASPVAPAGKAITQFEDKDDGSEYLYTLFVPMDASMAFPCFDQPDLKGRFSLTLQIPNSWMAISNTSGKFFDRGNRIQAIFPESEPISTYLFAFAAGPFRKVHETTGLPGVYVRKSQYEKALPEVPELQQVTAAGMKFLAEYFAQPFPFPKYDLVLIPGFAYGGMEHAGATFLREESVLFRTAPTHSDRIGRDLLTLHELTHQWFGDFTTMRWFDDLWLKEGFAQYMAYRTLDQLKPTENVWQRFYLSIKPAAYAIDSTLGTTPIYQDIDNLQNAKSAYGAIVYSKAPGLLRQLAFILGDEHFRDGLRIYLKEHQYGNAEWSDLVKAFEHASGRKLSDWADAWIRRRGMPQVDVSWNCSNGRLTNLSLRQHNVLNEGGVWPIATQILLSYGNSAPVRLRAELGTAEAAVAAAAGKACPAFVFANDQDYAYGRFLLDPTSQTAVEQRLGDIDDLFERTLLWGSLWDSVREAQFGPQKYLSLTQRLLPNETNESLAQSLTAHTVTALHRYISQQTRAERVPEFEKLAHYCMLNSQEQGLRIIWFRTFRAVAETDFGRVGLKRLLNGKLQVPGVQLRPLDRWSMVTALIATKDTEADKIFAAERERDHSGDGLKYAYVAEAARPDAASKKKYFDDYLRNADRPEDWVEQSLAAFNYWNQSELTAPYLEPALKALPQVKRERKIFFVLAWLGAFIDGQQSPQADAQVHSWLQAGNIDPDLRLKVLQVVDDLDRTVKIRKAFP; encoded by the coding sequence ATGCGCTGCGTCGGTTTGATTTCTTTTGTTTTTCTTCTCGCCATTCCTTGTCTCGCGTCCGCACCGAGCGGAATCCCGCGGGAGCTGGCGCAAGAGCGTGCTCGCCTCATTTCCAACGTTCGCTATCATCTTTCCTTCACGCTCGTGCCTCACGCGGCAACAACCATCGGACACGAGGAACTCACATTCGAACTGAAGTCGCCTGAAGCAGTCCTACTCGACTATCGCGACGGTGCCGCGAGCAACCTTCGAATAAACGATAAGGAGGCTCTGGTCCAAACCGAGAACGGACACATTCTGCTGCCCGAAGAAATGCTCAGAGTGGGAGAAAACCAGATCAGTCTCGATTTCGCCTCTCCGGTAGCGCCAGCGGGAAAGGCGATCACTCAGTTTGAAGACAAGGACGATGGCAGCGAGTACCTCTACACGCTTTTTGTTCCGATGGATGCAAGCATGGCGTTCCCATGCTTCGATCAGCCGGATTTAAAAGGACGCTTCAGCCTGACTCTGCAGATTCCAAACAGCTGGATGGCGATTTCGAACACGTCAGGTAAGTTCTTCGACCGTGGCAATCGAATTCAGGCCATCTTTCCTGAAAGCGAGCCCATCAGCACCTACCTATTTGCCTTCGCGGCCGGCCCATTCCGCAAGGTGCACGAAACGACTGGCCTCCCAGGCGTTTATGTCCGTAAATCCCAATATGAAAAAGCGCTTCCCGAGGTCCCCGAGCTCCAGCAGGTGACGGCGGCTGGAATGAAGTTCCTCGCCGAGTATTTCGCGCAGCCATTCCCGTTTCCTAAATACGACCTCGTCCTCATTCCAGGCTTTGCCTATGGCGGCATGGAACACGCTGGAGCAACCTTTCTTCGCGAAGAGTCGGTCCTGTTTCGCACCGCTCCCACGCACAGCGACCGCATCGGCCGTGATCTGCTCACTCTACACGAGCTCACACATCAGTGGTTCGGCGATTTCACCACCATGCGCTGGTTCGACGACCTGTGGTTGAAAGAAGGTTTCGCGCAATACATGGCGTACCGCACGCTGGATCAACTCAAGCCCACTGAGAACGTTTGGCAGCGATTCTATCTTTCGATCAAACCGGCAGCTTATGCGATCGATTCCACTTTGGGAACTACGCCGATCTATCAGGACATCGACAACCTGCAGAACGCCAAGTCAGCTTACGGCGCGATCGTCTACTCAAAAGCTCCCGGGCTGCTGCGTCAGCTTGCCTTCATTCTTGGCGACGAACACTTTCGCGATGGTCTCCGCATATACCTGAAAGAGCACCAATACGGGAATGCTGAGTGGAGCGATCTGGTAAAGGCCTTCGAACACGCGTCAGGCCGCAAGCTTTCTGACTGGGCAGATGCATGGATTCGACGGCGCGGCATGCCGCAGGTGGACGTCTCCTGGAACTGCAGCAACGGCCGATTAACGAACTTGTCGCTCAGACAGCACAATGTCCTGAACGAAGGCGGCGTATGGCCGATCGCTACTCAGATACTGCTTTCGTACGGCAACTCTGCGCCGGTGCGTCTTCGCGCCGAATTGGGAACCGCTGAGGCAGCCGTGGCTGCGGCTGCGGGAAAGGCGTGCCCTGCTTTCGTGTTTGCCAATGATCAGGATTATGCTTACGGCCGCTTCCTTCTCGATCCGACGAGCCAGACCGCAGTCGAGCAGAGACTCGGTGACATAGACGACTTGTTCGAACGCACGCTGCTCTGGGGATCGCTCTGGGACTCAGTGCGCGAAGCGCAGTTTGGTCCCCAGAAATATCTGTCCCTGACGCAGCGACTCCTTCCCAACGAAACGAACGAGTCGTTGGCGCAATCTTTGACCGCGCATACCGTAACGGCGCTGCATCGGTACATCAGTCAGCAAACGCGAGCTGAACGTGTGCCGGAATTCGAGAAACTCGCGCATTACTGCATGTTGAATTCGCAGGAACAAGGACTGCGTATCATTTGGTTTCGAACCTTCCGTGCGGTGGCCGAAACCGACTTTGGACGGGTTGGCTTGAAGCGGTTGTTAAACGGTAAACTTCAAGTACCCGGAGTTCAGCTCCGTCCGCTAGATCGCTGGAGCATGGTCACTGCTCTGATCGCAACAAAGGATACCGAAGCCGACAAGATCTTCGCCGCAGAACGGGAGCGCGATCACTCGGGCGACGGTCTCAAATACGCTTATGTGGCCGAAGCCGCGCGTCCCGATGCGGCCAGCAAGAAGAAATACTTTGACGACTATTTACGCAACGCTGACCGCCCTGAAGATTGGGTCGAGCAGAGCCTCGCCGCGTTCAATTACTGGAATCAGTCGGAACTCACGGCTCCATACCTGGAGCCGGCACTGAAGGCGCTGCCGCAGGTAAAACGCGAGCGCAAAATATTTTTCGTGCTGGCTTGGCTTGGTGCATTCATTGACGGACAGCAGTCACCGCAGGCCGACGCTCAGGTTCATTCATGGCTGCAGGCCGGCAACATCGATCCCGACTTGCGGTTGAAGGTGCTTCAGGTCGTCGATGACCTCGACCGCACGGTGAAGATCCGGAAAGCATTTCCGTGA
- the gcvPB gene encoding aminomethyl-transferring glycine dehydrogenase subunit GcvPB: MKPRKVSQHVNQNEGLIFEKSSPGKKAYKLPPLDVPDVDPEKLLGEHAREDLGVMPEVSEIEIIRHFTRLSTWNYAIDLGMYPLGSCTMKYNARVNEFVARLEGIGNAHPYQPEKISQGALRIIKTLQECLCEITGMDSITLQPAAGAHGEFTGILLIRAHHESKGNPRKKIIIPDSAHGTNPATAAICGYEIINLKSNSEGMVDSSLLASVVDDTVAGMMLTNPSTIGVFEKDIHRIADVLHDKGALLYMDGANMNALVGKTRPGDFGVDVMHLNLHKTFSTPHGGGGPGSGPVACKKFLEAFLPTPVLTTRPDGKLGFEYNRPRSIGRVRAFYGNFGMFVRALAYIFANGPDGLRQTTEDAVLNANYIRKKLEGVYDLPYKTGSMHEVVFSDRLQTQNGVKTGDIAKRLIDYGFHPYTTSFPLIVPGALMIEPTESESKEELDLFVEAMKAIAREVEEDPQLVVSGPHNTRVARMDETTAARKPILRWKPEQKTQAKSAEKPELVETR; this comes from the coding sequence GTGAAGCCGCGCAAAGTTTCGCAGCACGTAAACCAGAACGAAGGACTGATCTTCGAGAAGTCCTCGCCCGGAAAGAAGGCGTATAAGCTGCCGCCGCTCGATGTACCCGATGTCGATCCTGAGAAGCTACTTGGCGAGCACGCGCGCGAAGATCTCGGCGTGATGCCGGAGGTAAGCGAGATCGAGATCATCCGCCACTTCACCCGACTCTCCACCTGGAACTATGCGATCGATCTCGGCATGTATCCGCTGGGCTCATGCACGATGAAGTACAACGCGCGGGTGAACGAGTTTGTCGCGCGACTCGAAGGCATTGGCAACGCGCATCCCTACCAGCCGGAAAAGATTTCGCAAGGCGCCCTGCGGATCATCAAAACACTCCAGGAATGCCTGTGCGAGATCACCGGTATGGACTCAATCACGCTGCAGCCTGCCGCCGGCGCTCACGGCGAATTCACCGGCATTCTGCTGATCCGCGCGCATCACGAATCAAAAGGGAACCCGCGCAAGAAGATCATCATTCCCGATTCGGCTCACGGCACCAATCCCGCCACGGCGGCGATTTGCGGCTACGAGATCATCAACCTAAAATCCAACTCGGAAGGTATGGTTGATTCCAGCCTGCTCGCGTCCGTGGTGGACGACACCGTAGCCGGCATGATGTTGACCAACCCAAGCACAATCGGAGTCTTCGAGAAGGACATCCACCGCATCGCCGACGTGTTGCACGATAAAGGCGCGCTCCTCTACATGGACGGTGCGAATATGAACGCCCTGGTAGGAAAGACGCGGCCTGGCGACTTCGGCGTCGATGTAATGCACCTCAACTTACACAAGACCTTCTCAACCCCGCACGGCGGCGGCGGTCCTGGATCGGGACCGGTGGCGTGCAAGAAGTTCCTCGAAGCGTTCCTGCCGACTCCGGTGCTCACCACACGCCCAGACGGAAAACTAGGTTTCGAGTACAACCGCCCCAGATCGATCGGCCGCGTGCGCGCCTTTTATGGCAATTTTGGAATGTTCGTTCGCGCGCTTGCGTACATCTTCGCGAACGGGCCTGATGGCCTGCGCCAGACAACGGAGGATGCGGTTCTCAACGCCAACTACATTCGCAAGAAGCTGGAGGGGGTGTACGACCTTCCGTACAAGACAGGATCAATGCACGAGGTCGTCTTCAGCGATCGTCTGCAGACCCAAAACGGTGTTAAGACCGGCGACATCGCCAAGCGGCTGATCGACTATGGTTTCCACCCATATACGACCTCCTTCCCCTTAATCGTGCCCGGCGCACTGATGATCGAACCGACGGAAAGCGAATCGAAGGAAGAACTCGATCTGTTCGTCGAAGCGATGAAGGCCATAGCACGCGAAGTGGAGGAGGACCCGCAGCTCGTCGTAAGCGGCCCTCACAACACTCGTGTTGCGCGAATGGATGAAACCACGGCTGCGCGAAAGCCTATCTTGCGGTGGAAGCCGGAACAGAAGACCCAAGCTAAATCGGCGGAGAAGCCTGAGCTGGTGGAGACCAGATAG
- a CDS encoding VTT domain-containing protein — protein sequence MTAELIIASSVWAKIRQLGPIGEILLGIADASVIPTPGSLDILIILLVAGAPQHWWIFVIAATIGSAIGAYITYGIGVKGGKEGLENRIPEKKLKKVYRWSEKYGLGAVAVPALLPPPFPLSPFLLAAGVLKVPRTKFLAAYSAGRLVRYGIVAWLGRLYGKALIAGMQKYSKPIIWALIGLAVLGGIAAGIYIWHRKQKGLPAFRSAEKKAA from the coding sequence GTGACAGCCGAGCTGATCATCGCGAGCAGCGTGTGGGCAAAAATCCGGCAGCTCGGGCCTATCGGCGAGATACTGCTCGGCATTGCCGACGCTTCCGTAATTCCCACTCCGGGAAGTTTGGACATCCTCATCATTTTGCTTGTCGCAGGAGCGCCACAGCACTGGTGGATTTTCGTAATCGCCGCAACCATTGGCTCCGCCATCGGCGCATACATTACTTACGGCATCGGCGTGAAGGGCGGCAAGGAAGGTCTGGAAAACCGGATTCCTGAAAAGAAACTGAAGAAAGTTTATCGCTGGAGCGAGAAGTATGGGTTGGGCGCCGTCGCGGTGCCCGCACTGCTGCCTCCACCATTTCCGCTTTCGCCATTCCTGCTCGCTGCCGGCGTCTTGAAGGTACCCCGAACGAAGTTCCTGGCAGCCTACTCCGCGGGACGACTGGTTCGCTACGGCATTGTCGCGTGGCTCGGCCGCCTCTACGGCAAGGCGCTTATTGCGGGCATGCAGAAGTACTCAAAGCCGATCATCTGGGCCCTCATTGGTCTGGCCGTCCTCGGCGGAATCGCGGCGGGAATCTACATCTGGCACCGCAAGCAAAAGGGCCTGCCGGCATTCAGATCAGCCGAGAAAAAGGCCGCCTGA
- a CDS encoding menaquinone biosynthesis protein — translation MPRLRVSAISYLNTAPLMWNFEHGSKREELLRTFQVDYTIPSRCAQMLADGSADIGIIPVAAYTSIENLTILPEIAIASDGAVRSILLVSNVPLEQIRTVALDSSSRSSAALIQVLFAKHWKQEARFVPAEPQLGTMLAVSDAALLIGDPALKVDRSRYLTWDLAHEWRLFTGKPFVFAFWAVRGGAASEDELAYVTEVFRASRDAGLAHLSEIATEWSTKLDLSPEFITSYLAENIQYRLYAGNLTGMQLFFELAAELKVLPPVPELRFARELEIRNSALRNRF, via the coding sequence ATGCCTCGACTACGCGTCTCCGCAATCAGCTATCTGAACACGGCTCCTCTAATGTGGAACTTCGAGCACGGCTCTAAGCGTGAAGAGTTGTTGCGCACTTTCCAGGTTGATTACACCATTCCATCTCGCTGTGCTCAGATGCTGGCGGACGGCTCAGCGGATATTGGGATTATCCCGGTGGCAGCTTATACAAGCATCGAAAATCTGACGATTTTGCCCGAAATAGCTATCGCCAGCGATGGCGCTGTACGTTCAATTCTGCTCGTGAGCAATGTGCCCCTGGAGCAGATTCGTACTGTCGCTCTCGACAGCTCCTCGCGATCATCGGCAGCGCTGATCCAGGTGCTATTCGCCAAGCACTGGAAGCAGGAAGCACGATTCGTACCCGCAGAGCCGCAGCTCGGTACCATGCTCGCCGTCAGTGACGCCGCGCTGCTGATCGGCGACCCGGCGCTGAAGGTGGATCGGTCACGGTACCTCACCTGGGATTTGGCCCATGAATGGCGGTTGTTCACCGGCAAACCATTCGTCTTCGCCTTCTGGGCGGTTCGCGGCGGCGCTGCCTCTGAAGACGAACTCGCTTATGTTACGGAAGTATTCCGCGCCTCCCGCGATGCCGGTCTGGCGCACTTGTCGGAGATCGCGACCGAGTGGTCGACCAAGCTCGATCTCTCGCCTGAGTTCATCACCAGCTACCTCGCTGAGAATATTCAGTACCGCCTTTATGCGGGAAACCTCACCGGTATGCAGTTGTTCTTCGAGCTGGCGGCCGAATTGAAGGTCCTGCCTCCCGTACCAGAGCTGCGGTTTGCACGCGAACTCGAAATCCGCAACTCGGCCTTGAGAAATCGCTTCTAA
- the gcvH gene encoding glycine cleavage system protein GcvH, producing the protein MAFPPAYRYTREHEWINVDGNQATIGITDYAQNSLGDIVFVELPKVGDELTAGKSFGTVESVKAVSELYAPASGKVVAVNPELANAPEKINSDAHSSWMVKIQLANAGEVNKLLSSDDYEKYVKEEGGH; encoded by the coding sequence ATGGCCTTTCCTCCAGCTTATCGCTACACGCGCGAACACGAATGGATCAACGTGGACGGAAACCAGGCCACGATTGGCATCACCGATTATGCGCAGAACTCGCTCGGAGATATCGTCTTCGTGGAATTACCTAAAGTTGGAGATGAACTCACGGCAGGGAAGAGCTTCGGAACGGTCGAGTCGGTAAAGGCAGTTTCGGAGCTATACGCTCCGGCCTCGGGAAAAGTCGTGGCCGTCAATCCAGAGTTGGCGAATGCGCCGGAGAAGATTAACTCCGATGCCCACAGCTCCTGGATGGTGAAGATCCAGCTTGCGAATGCCGGCGAGGTGAACAAGCTGCTTTCTTCGGACGATTATGAGAAGTATGTGAAAGAGGAGGGCGGACATTAG
- the gcvPA gene encoding aminomethyl-transferring glycine dehydrogenase subunit GcvPA — protein sequence MRYLPKSPADREQMLREIGVHLIDDFFKAIPGEYRLNRDLKVPRQMAESEIIDYFRERSHENAAGYAVFLGAGAYHHYRPVIIDALVQRGEFLTSYTPYQAEISQGTLQAIFEFQTMICELTGMEIANASMYDGSTGAAEAILMAMRVTGREQSVIARTLHPEYREVIHTYLHHRGFPMHFVGYEEETGEINLDELERTITDQTACVLIQSPNFFGSLEDVSAAAQIAHRKGALLVVSIAEALSLGIVKPPAEADIVSMEAQSFGVPLGFGGPYDGVLAAKEKYVRQMPGRLVGETKDKNGQRGYVLTLSTREQHIRREKATSNICTNQALVALMSTIYMDVYGREGLRELAKQNLAKAHYAANQFGKKAKLLFAKGKRFNEFVVQTKEDPHAINDRLLEKKMIGGFPLKKFYPELGNAALWCCTEMNTREQIDAAVQAVEA from the coding sequence ATGCGTTATCTTCCAAAATCTCCTGCCGACCGCGAGCAGATGCTGCGCGAGATCGGCGTTCATTTGATCGACGATTTCTTTAAAGCAATTCCCGGCGAATATCGCCTGAATCGCGATCTCAAGGTTCCGCGCCAGATGGCGGAATCGGAGATCATCGATTACTTCCGCGAACGCAGTCACGAGAACGCCGCCGGATACGCAGTTTTTCTCGGAGCCGGCGCATACCACCACTATCGTCCGGTGATTATTGATGCGCTGGTGCAGCGTGGTGAATTTCTCACTTCTTATACGCCATATCAAGCTGAAATTTCGCAAGGCACGCTGCAGGCAATCTTTGAATTTCAGACCATGATCTGCGAGCTCACCGGCATGGAGATTGCCAATGCCTCAATGTACGACGGCAGCACTGGAGCGGCCGAGGCGATCCTGATGGCAATGCGTGTGACCGGAAGGGAACAGTCAGTCATCGCGCGCACGCTGCATCCAGAGTACCGCGAGGTGATTCATACCTACCTCCACCATCGCGGCTTCCCGATGCACTTCGTCGGCTATGAGGAAGAGACCGGCGAGATCAATTTGGATGAACTCGAACGAACCATAACAGATCAGACCGCATGCGTGCTCATCCAGAGCCCGAATTTCTTTGGATCCCTGGAAGATGTTTCTGCAGCTGCACAGATCGCGCATCGCAAAGGAGCGTTGCTCGTGGTCTCGATTGCTGAAGCGCTGTCGCTTGGAATTGTGAAGCCCCCCGCGGAGGCAGACATCGTTTCCATGGAAGCGCAGTCCTTTGGAGTACCTCTTGGATTCGGAGGGCCCTACGACGGTGTGCTCGCTGCCAAAGAGAAATATGTTCGCCAAATGCCCGGGCGCCTCGTGGGCGAAACCAAAGACAAGAACGGCCAGCGTGGATACGTGCTCACACTCTCAACGCGCGAACAGCACATCCGCCGCGAGAAGGCCACGTCGAACATCTGCACTAATCAAGCCTTGGTAGCGTTGATGTCCACCATATATATGGATGTTTACGGGCGCGAGGGGCTCAGGGAGCTCGCGAAGCAAAATCTCGCCAAAGCGCACTATGCAGCCAATCAGTTTGGGAAAAAGGCAAAGCTGCTCTTCGCGAAAGGAAAGCGCTTTAACGAATTTGTCGTACAGACGAAAGAAGATCCGCACGCTATCAACGACCGGCTGCTCGAAAAGAAAATGATTGGTGGATTCCCTTTGAAGAAGTTCTATCCCGAATTGGGCAATGCAGCTCTGTGGTGCTGTACGGAGATGAATACGCGCGAGCAGATAGACGCCGCAGTCCAGGCGGTGGAAGCGTGA
- a CDS encoding alpha/beta hydrolase, with amino-acid sequence MRKSLLSLLLIVCLSLILSAQTQKPSGWPPSADHTTIPLWPNGAPGSSTAKGPEQDMTTSKDHQVAGRAVVRLGNVSSPTVTLYLTHSGSASADGGPAVVVFPGGGYRIVAIDLEGTEVCDWLNSIGVNCVLLKYRVPDTGPFPKSEAALQDAQRAVGMVREHAAEWHIDPKHVGVLGFSAGGHLAAALSTHYDRRLYPAVDAADRQSCRPDFAIIIYPGYLAFSEKNFQFNPDIPVTSSTPPAFIVQAEDDPVHVENAVEYFMALKKAGVPAELHTYAQGGHGYGLRPTALPVTHLPQLATTWLHTIGVLPGSGE; translated from the coding sequence ATGCGAAAATCGCTGCTTTCATTGCTGCTCATTGTCTGCTTAAGTCTGATTCTGTCAGCGCAAACACAGAAGCCTTCCGGATGGCCTCCCAGTGCTGATCACACGACCATTCCACTGTGGCCGAACGGTGCGCCGGGATCTTCGACTGCAAAGGGACCAGAGCAGGACATGACGACCAGCAAAGACCATCAGGTCGCCGGACGTGCCGTGGTGCGTCTCGGCAACGTGAGTTCTCCTACGGTCACGCTCTATCTAACACACTCTGGCTCAGCCAGTGCAGACGGCGGTCCAGCAGTGGTGGTTTTTCCGGGAGGCGGGTACCGTATCGTCGCTATCGACCTTGAGGGAACGGAAGTCTGCGATTGGCTGAATTCGATCGGAGTAAATTGCGTGCTGCTGAAGTATCGTGTGCCCGATACCGGTCCATTTCCCAAATCGGAAGCAGCGCTGCAGGATGCGCAACGCGCGGTGGGCATGGTCCGTGAGCATGCGGCAGAGTGGCACATTGATCCGAAGCACGTCGGAGTGCTTGGATTCTCGGCCGGTGGACACCTTGCCGCGGCTCTGAGCACGCACTATGACCGCCGTCTTTATCCCGCAGTGGACGCCGCCGACCGGCAGAGTTGCCGTCCCGATTTTGCCATCATCATCTATCCCGGCTACCTTGCGTTTTCAGAGAAGAACTTTCAATTCAATCCAGACATTCCGGTGACTTCGTCCACACCTCCAGCGTTTATCGTGCAGGCAGAAGATGATCCCGTACACGTAGAAAATGCGGTTGAGTACTTCATGGCGCTAAAGAAGGCGGGAGTTCCAGCCGAGCTGCACACGTATGCACAAGGCGGCCATGGATATGGACTGCGCCCAACAGCGCTCCCCGTAACCCATTTGCCGCAATTAGCTACGACATGGCTGCACACGATCGGAGTGCTGCCGGGCAGCGGAGAGTAG
- the gcvT gene encoding glycine cleavage system aminomethyltransferase GcvT: MSPTAEANVALRKTALNAVHRQMGAKMVDFGGWDMPVEYSGLIAEHLAVRTGVGVFDVSHMGDILIRGPQSLDAVQHISMNDATKLQAGQAHYSALLYPEGTFVDDVIVHKLGDNDYLLVINAGTREKDVSWVQKNVRGFRCHAQDLSDYYTQLAIQGPRAIDVLRKLTNADLASIKNYWFTYGTICGLPNTMIARTGYTGEDGFEIYVPSDEPTSARVWNEVLEAGREFGILPCGLGARNTLRLEAKMALYGHEISDTINVWEADLVRFCKMEKPEFIGRDALQRAKAEGLKRILVGLEMIERGIGRDGYKVFSESGDEIGYVTSGSPAPFLKKNIALAYVPPSYSQTGSVVLVQVRAQKIKAQVVPTPFYKRQKK; the protein is encoded by the coding sequence TTGAGTCCCACCGCCGAAGCCAATGTTGCGCTCCGTAAGACTGCCTTGAACGCGGTCCATCGACAAATGGGCGCGAAGATGGTCGATTTCGGCGGATGGGACATGCCCGTTGAGTATTCCGGCTTGATCGCCGAGCACTTGGCCGTCCGTACAGGTGTCGGGGTGTTTGATGTAAGCCACATGGGCGACATCCTCATTCGCGGCCCGCAATCCCTCGACGCGGTCCAGCACATCAGCATGAACGACGCTACCAAGCTCCAGGCTGGGCAGGCGCACTACTCCGCGCTGCTCTATCCTGAAGGGACGTTCGTCGATGATGTAATCGTTCACAAGCTAGGGGATAACGACTATCTTCTCGTGATCAACGCTGGAACACGCGAGAAAGACGTGAGCTGGGTGCAGAAGAATGTCCGCGGATTTCGATGTCATGCGCAGGACCTCAGCGACTACTACACCCAGTTAGCCATCCAGGGGCCTCGCGCAATCGATGTCCTGCGCAAGCTCACCAATGCCGATCTGGCTTCTATCAAGAATTACTGGTTTACTTACGGCACGATTTGCGGGCTGCCGAATACAATGATCGCCCGCACCGGCTACACCGGCGAAGATGGATTCGAGATTTACGTCCCATCGGACGAGCCGACCAGCGCAAGAGTGTGGAACGAAGTGCTCGAAGCCGGAAGAGAATTTGGCATTCTGCCTTGTGGCCTTGGTGCGCGCAATACGCTGCGGCTCGAAGCGAAAATGGCCCTTTATGGTCATGAAATATCAGACACGATTAACGTTTGGGAAGCCGATCTGGTTCGCTTCTGCAAAATGGAGAAGCCGGAGTTCATCGGGCGCGATGCACTACAGCGCGCCAAGGCAGAAGGGCTCAAACGCATTCTCGTTGGGCTGGAGATGATCGAGCGCGGCATTGGACGTGATGGTTACAAAGTATTCAGTGAATCCGGAGATGAGATCGGATACGTCACCAGCGGGTCCCCAGCGCCGTTCTTGAAGAAGAACATCGCCTTAGCGTACGTGCCGCCGAGCTATTCCCAAACTGGGAGCGTGGTTCTGGTGCAAGTGCGCGCGCAAAAGATTAAAGCGCAAGTTGTGCCGACGCCGTTCTACAAACGCCAAAAGAAATAA
- a CDS encoding hemerythrin domain-containing protein, with translation MDDRESAFQHTRRHFVRTLPVLGSAAVLASTPLFGQEKEKEDEEVSTNEDLMREHGILKRVLLAYDEIIRRIQANKDFPPQAVTDGATIIRKFIEEYHEKLEEEHLFPRFRKAGKLVSLVDTLLKQHQAGRRVTERVLATASSLKSRDDRNRLANDLEAFVRMYAPHEAREDTVLFPELHKIVSPHEYDAMGEQFESIERKTFGGDGFDIYVDKVAALEKQLGIYDLNQFTPR, from the coding sequence ATGGACGATCGCGAATCTGCTTTTCAACACACCCGCCGCCATTTTGTACGCACGTTGCCCGTTTTAGGAAGCGCAGCCGTTCTGGCGTCCACTCCTCTGTTTGGGCAGGAGAAAGAGAAGGAAGACGAAGAGGTCTCAACGAACGAAGACCTCATGCGCGAGCATGGAATCCTTAAGCGTGTGCTGCTGGCCTACGATGAAATCATCCGCCGCATTCAGGCTAATAAAGATTTCCCGCCGCAGGCTGTGACAGATGGTGCGACTATCATCCGCAAGTTCATCGAGGAATATCACGAGAAGCTGGAAGAGGAGCACCTGTTCCCACGCTTCCGCAAAGCCGGCAAGCTGGTGTCGCTTGTGGATACGCTTTTGAAACAGCACCAGGCGGGGCGGCGCGTCACCGAGCGCGTACTGGCGACAGCATCTTCGCTGAAGAGCCGGGACGATCGCAATCGGCTGGCAAACGATCTCGAGGCGTTCGTTCGCATGTATGCGCCACACGAGGCGCGTGAAGATACGGTGCTCTTTCCCGAGCTGCACAAGATCGTTTCACCGCATGAGTACGACGCAATGGGCGAGCAGTTCGAGAGCATCGAACGAAAAACCTTCGGCGGCGATGGCTTCGATATCTATGTCGATAAAGTCGCGGCTCTGGAAAAGCAGTTGGGAATTTACGATCTTAACCAGTTCACACCGAGATAA